From Megalops cyprinoides isolate fMegCyp1 chromosome 18, fMegCyp1.pri, whole genome shotgun sequence, one genomic window encodes:
- the LOC118793220 gene encoding N-acetylgalactosaminyltransferase 7-like isoform X2 translates to MRLKIGFILRSLVVTGTFLGLVVLWSSLSPKSTDDPFGRVGERDVINALPVDKSAILGKFKPVVPWPHVEGVEVDLESIRQKNEANNGGPQNPQGRVQKQENVMQKQYITFKRHTHVYSDPVLKRGVPGNLEPKEPESQGVPDGPGEGARPLVLGPDYKDAIQESIKEFGFNMVASDMISLDRTVKDLRHEECKYWSYDENLLTASVIIVFHNEGWSTLMRTVHSVIKRTPRRYLAEIVMIDDFSNKDHLKDRLEEYIKRWNGLVKVFRNEKREGLIQARSIGAHKATVGQVLIYLDAHCEVGVNWYAPLVAPISKDRTICTVPLIDYIDGNDYTLEPQQGGDEDGLARGAWDWSLLWKRVPLNSKEKAKRKHKSEPYRSPAMAGGLFAIERDFFFELGLYDPGLQIWGGENFEISYKIWQCGGQLLFVPCSRVGHIYRLQGWQGNPPPAHVGSSPTLKNYVRVVEVWWDEYKDYFYASRPETRTLAYGDISQLKKFREEHQCKSFKWFMEEIAYDITAHYPLPPKNIEWGEIRGYETSYCIDSMGHTNGGNVEIGPCHRMGGNQLFRINEANQLMQYDQCLTRGPDGSSVIVTHCNLNEYKEWKYFKDLHRFTHIPTMKCLDRSDVLHKVFIGTCDENKTSQKWEINNIVAV, encoded by the exons ggagaaagagatgtCATTAATGCCTTGCCAGTTGACAAGAGTGCCATTTTGGGAAAATTTAAGCCTGTTGTCCCTTGGCCTCACGTGGAAGGGGTAGAAGTTGACTTGGAGTCTATACGACAGAAGAATGAAGCGAACAATGGGGGCCCACAGAACCCGCAAGGCAGAGTGCAGAAACAGGAGAATGTCATGCAGAAACAGTACATCACCTTTAAACGTCATACACATGTCTACTCGGACCCTGTTCTGAAACGTGGCGTACCGGGGAACTTGGAGCCAAAGGAACCCGAGTCTCAAGGAGTCCCAGATGGGCCAGGGGAAGGAGCCAGGCCGCTTGTCCTTGGGCCAGACTACAAAGACGCCATCCAAGAAAGCATCAAAGAATTTGGCTTCAATATGGTGGCCAGCGACATGATATCCTTGGATCGCACTGTAAAGGACTTGCGCCATGAAGA ATGTAAGTACTGGTCTTATGATGAAAACCTGCTCACTGCCAGCGTCATCATTGTCTTCCACAATGAAGGGTGGTCTACACTCATGAGAACCGTACATAGTGTAATCAAGAGGACGCCCAGGAGGTACCTTGCTGAGATTGTGATGATTGATGACTTCAGCAACAAAG ATCACCTGAAAGACAGGCTGGAGGAGTACATCAAAAGATGGAATGGGCTAGTGAAAGTATTCCGCaatgagaagagagaggggttaaTTCAGGCCAGGAGCATTGGGGCTCACAAGGCCACTGTTGGCCAG GTGCTGATCTATCTGGATGCACACTGTGAAGTTGGAGTGAATTGGTATGCCCCACTGGTGGCTCCGATCTCTAAAGACAG AACCATATGCACAGTTCCTTTAATAGATTACATAGATGGCAATGATTATACATTAGAACCTCAACAAGGTGGAGATGAAGATGGTTTGGCCAGAGGTGCCTGGGACTGGAGTTTGTTGTGGAAGAGGGTGCCAttaaacagcaaagaaaaggcTAAAAGAAAGCATAAGAGTGAGCCATACCG atCTCCTGCTATGGCTGGTGGACTTTTTGCTATAGAACGAGATTTCTTCTTTGAACTGGGGCTGTATGACCCTGGTCTTCAAATCTGGGGAGGAGAGAATTTTGAGATTTCCTACAAG ATTTGGCAATGCGGTGGGCAGTTGCTGTTTGTACCCTGCTCTCGAGTTGGCCACATATACCGCTTGCAGGGCTGGCAAGGAAACCCACCCCCTGCCCATGTGGGTTCCTCTCCGACACTGAAG AACTACGTTCGTGTAGTGGAAGTGTGGTGGGATGAGTACAAAGACTATTTTTACGCGAGCCGACCCGAGACTCGGACGCTAGCCTATGGAGATATAAGCCAGCTGAAAAAATTCAGGGAGGAGCACCAATGCAAAAGCTTCAAGTGGTTCATGGAAGAAATTgcttatgacatcacagctcaCTACCCACTTCCTCCCAAAAACATTGAGTGGGGAGAG attcGAGGATATGAAACCAGCTATTGCATAGATAGCATGGGACACACTAATGGAGGCAACGTGGAGATAGGGCCATGTCATAGGATGGGAGGAAACCAG CTTTTCAGAATAAATGAAGCCAACCAGCTCATGCAGTATGACCAGTGCCTGACCAGAGGACCAGATGGGTCATCAGTCATTGTAACTCACTGCAATCTTAATGAGTACAAAGAGTGGAAATATTTCAAG GATCTCCATAGATTCACACACATTCCAACAATGAAATGCTTGGATCGATCAGATGTCCTACACAAGGTTTTCATTGGCACCTGTGATGAGAACAAAACCTCTCAGAAGTGGGAAATTAACAATATTGTAGCTGTATGA
- the LOC118793220 gene encoding N-acetylgalactosaminyltransferase 7-like isoform X1 yields the protein MRLKIGFILRSLVVTGTFLGLVVLWSSLSPKSTDDPFGRVGERDVINALPVDKSAILGKFKPVVPWPHVEGVEVDLESIRQKNEANNGGPQNPQGRVQKQENVMQKQYITFKRHTHVYSDPVLKRGVPGNLEPKEPESQGVPDGPGEGARPLVLGPDYKDAIQESIKEFGFNMVASDMISLDRTVKDLRHEECKYWSYDENLLTASVIIVFHNEGWSTLMRTVHSVIKRTPRRYLAEIVMIDDFSNKDHLKDRLEEYIKRWNGLVKVFRNEKREGLIQARSIGAHKATVGQVLIYLDAHCEVGVNWYAPLVAPISKDRTVCTVPLIDSINGQTYSIEPQGGGDEDGFARGAWDWSMLWKRIPLTSKEKQKRLTRTEPYRSPAMAGGLFAIERDFFFELGLYDPGLQIWGGENFEISYKIWQCGGQLLFVPCSRVGHIYRLQGWQGNPPPAHVGSSPTLKNYVRVVEVWWDEYKDYFYASRPETRTLAYGDISQLKKFREEHQCKSFKWFMEEIAYDITAHYPLPPKNIEWGEIRGYETSYCIDSMGHTNGGNVEIGPCHRMGGNQLFRINEANQLMQYDQCLTRGPDGSSVIVTHCNLNEYKEWKYFKDLHRFTHIPTMKCLDRSDVLHKVFIGTCDENKTSQKWEINNIVAV from the exons ggagaaagagatgtCATTAATGCCTTGCCAGTTGACAAGAGTGCCATTTTGGGAAAATTTAAGCCTGTTGTCCCTTGGCCTCACGTGGAAGGGGTAGAAGTTGACTTGGAGTCTATACGACAGAAGAATGAAGCGAACAATGGGGGCCCACAGAACCCGCAAGGCAGAGTGCAGAAACAGGAGAATGTCATGCAGAAACAGTACATCACCTTTAAACGTCATACACATGTCTACTCGGACCCTGTTCTGAAACGTGGCGTACCGGGGAACTTGGAGCCAAAGGAACCCGAGTCTCAAGGAGTCCCAGATGGGCCAGGGGAAGGAGCCAGGCCGCTTGTCCTTGGGCCAGACTACAAAGACGCCATCCAAGAAAGCATCAAAGAATTTGGCTTCAATATGGTGGCCAGCGACATGATATCCTTGGATCGCACTGTAAAGGACTTGCGCCATGAAGA ATGTAAGTACTGGTCTTATGATGAAAACCTGCTCACTGCCAGCGTCATCATTGTCTTCCACAATGAAGGGTGGTCTACACTCATGAGAACCGTACATAGTGTAATCAAGAGGACGCCCAGGAGGTACCTTGCTGAGATTGTGATGATTGATGACTTCAGCAACAAAG ATCACCTGAAAGACAGGCTGGAGGAGTACATCAAAAGATGGAATGGGCTAGTGAAAGTATTCCGCaatgagaagagagaggggttaaTTCAGGCCAGGAGCATTGGGGCTCACAAGGCCACTGTTGGCCAG GTGCTGATCTATCTGGATGCACACTGTGAAGTTGGAGTGAATTGGTATGCCCCACTGGTGGCTCCGATCTCTAAAGACAG AACTGTGTGCACGGTGCCTCTCATTGACTCCATAAACGGCCAGACTTACAGCATTGAGCCACAAGGGGGAGGGGATGAAGATGGCTTTGCAAGAGGAGCATGGGACTGGAGCATGCTATGGAAACGTATCCCTCTCACTAGCAAGGAGAAGCAGAAGAGATTAACTAGAACTGAGCCATATCg atCTCCTGCTATGGCTGGTGGACTTTTTGCTATAGAACGAGATTTCTTCTTTGAACTGGGGCTGTATGACCCTGGTCTTCAAATCTGGGGAGGAGAGAATTTTGAGATTTCCTACAAG ATTTGGCAATGCGGTGGGCAGTTGCTGTTTGTACCCTGCTCTCGAGTTGGCCACATATACCGCTTGCAGGGCTGGCAAGGAAACCCACCCCCTGCCCATGTGGGTTCCTCTCCGACACTGAAG AACTACGTTCGTGTAGTGGAAGTGTGGTGGGATGAGTACAAAGACTATTTTTACGCGAGCCGACCCGAGACTCGGACGCTAGCCTATGGAGATATAAGCCAGCTGAAAAAATTCAGGGAGGAGCACCAATGCAAAAGCTTCAAGTGGTTCATGGAAGAAATTgcttatgacatcacagctcaCTACCCACTTCCTCCCAAAAACATTGAGTGGGGAGAG attcGAGGATATGAAACCAGCTATTGCATAGATAGCATGGGACACACTAATGGAGGCAACGTGGAGATAGGGCCATGTCATAGGATGGGAGGAAACCAG CTTTTCAGAATAAATGAAGCCAACCAGCTCATGCAGTATGACCAGTGCCTGACCAGAGGACCAGATGGGTCATCAGTCATTGTAACTCACTGCAATCTTAATGAGTACAAAGAGTGGAAATATTTCAAG GATCTCCATAGATTCACACACATTCCAACAATGAAATGCTTGGATCGATCAGATGTCCTACACAAGGTTTTCATTGGCACCTGTGATGAGAACAAAACCTCTCAGAAGTGGGAAATTAACAATATTGTAGCTGTATGA